In the genome of Macrobrachium nipponense isolate FS-2020 chromosome 34, ASM1510439v2, whole genome shotgun sequence, one region contains:
- the LOC135207810 gene encoding uncharacterized protein LOC135207810: MFPQRNTLSGYTIAEENIATYQDLCKELSKTTSVFCYKPPSSYILNSQENKRKHSDAETEAGQKDKNSSIVKKKVIPGKNIRRKSSEISELADIKTLQKHFISSLANVSALDTGLFKNVKPSQVCACDSSVISEDVLIQACKKSEKVDDNIASIIGSLLLLPKMYHLSSKLAPSSCDALCEYVRHHPKISVTSLLVPFLQICPEPKEQHIDLLIQLTENCSSPLSSQLLNALSSREVVSEVDLDIFQHLCKKVDPQSETNHTAVLTFLGKAVKSHHGLVKYGQCLLYIVKHMGKFITDEDPLQSLVNGHTSGMKKGIQIQLKKVLQNK; encoded by the exons ATGTTTCCACAACGAAACACTTTGTCAGGATACACAATAGCTGAAGAAAACATTGCAACGTACCAAGATCTGTGCAAGGAGCTTTCCAAAACTACCAGTGTATTCTGTTACAAACCACCTTCATCGTATATCTTGAATTCCCAAGAAAACAAACGCAAACATAGCGATGCTGAAACAGAAGCCGGACAGAAGGACAAAAATTCATCCATAGTGAAAAAGAAAGTCATTCCAGGCAAAAATATACGAAGGAAATCATCCGAAATCTCAGAACTTGCCGACATAAAGACTTTACAAAAACATTTCATAAGTTCACTCGCTAACGTTAGTGCTCTTGATACTGGGTTATTTAAGAATGTGAAACCTTCCCAGGTGTGTGCCTGTGATTCTTCTGTGATAAGTGAGGATGTGTTAATTCAGGCATGCAAGAAAAGTGAAAAAGTTGATGATAATATAGCGTCTATAATTGGCAGTCTTCTTTTGCTACCAAAG ATGTATCACCTCTCCAGTAAACTTGCCCCATCGTCGTGCGATGCTCTCTGCGAATATGTGCGTCACCATCCAAAAATATCTGTGACCAGCTTATTAGTACCTTTCCTTCAAATTTGTCCTGAACCCAAAGAACAGCATATAGATTTACTAATACAGTTGACAGAAAATTGTTCATCGCCTCTATCTTCACAGCTACTAAA TGCTCTATCCTCAAGAGAAGTCGTGAGTGAAGTGGATTTGGACATTTTCCAGCACTTGTGCAAGAAAGTTGACCCACAATCTGAAACCAATCATACGGCAGTTCTCACTTTTCTTGGGAAAGCTGTGAAGAGTCACCATGGATTAGTCAAGTATGGCCAGTGCCTTTTGTACATTGTTAAACACATGGGTAAATTCATCACAGATGAAGATCCTCTGCAGTCTCTGGTCAATGGCCACACCTCTGGC